The region CCTCGACCtcaacttcagtcacctccccAGCTGACCTCGACCCCCCAGGTCCGCAACCAAATGGGAGCCCTCTCAGCGCTCATCTCCCGGGCTGCCCGGGCCTGCCCTCCGCCCCTGCCGCGCCCCGACCTCCAGTGCCCGAGTTTGGGGCGTCGGACCCCGGCCCGAGACGCGACTGCAAGCGCCCTTACCTGTGCTCCGGCAGCCACGGCCGACTCAGCCCCGCTGCGCAGCCGAACCCGCCGCCTGGCGCTCGAGCGCTCCCTCGTCTCTGGGGGCGGGCCCGGCGCCCAGTGGGTGAGCACTGGAAGCCAGCGCAGCCAATCGCGAGCCCCGGCAGCGGGAGCTAGGCCCGGGGCGAGGCGCAGGGCAAGCAGCGGGGTAGGCTGCGCCCAGCAGAGGGGCGGGGCTCAGAGTGCGAGCCGAGCCCGGAGGTAGAGAGCTGAGTGGCATTTTCGTTGGCCACCTGCGAGCGGGGACCGCACGGGGGGCGGGGCTATGTTAATATGCAAATAGAACGTTGTGTTGGACTGTGAGGCTGGGCAATGCGCGAATTTTCAGAGGCGTCTCGGTGACGTCGAGGAGGCGCGGGATTTTCGCGAGTTCGAATCCTGAGTCCTACTTGCTGGGGCTCGCCTGTGGGGCGGGAAAACTGTCCCCTGCTGATCGGTCGCGTGACCTGCAGGACACTAATAATAAATACTCCTTTTCGTTGAACCCTTTGCTTAAGGTTAGAGGAGAAATGATAAGATTCCCATTTTTATGGAGGTGGAAATTGAGTCTCCTAGAGGTTAAACCCAAGGTCATTCACCCAAGCCTGCCTCATAATTTCCCGGACTTAGCAGTTTCCTAACTCCTGGGCCTCCACCCGTATGGAATGATCCAGAATCCTACAGGAACTGGACCCCAGTAATGTGCATTTTTAAGATGCTCCCGTGGCAATGTTGAAAAACATTTAGTGTGTCTCCAAAAGCATCCAGAGCTCATGGAAAGGAGAGTTTTTTTATACAGAAGGATGCAGCCACTATATACTGGACTTGAGGAACTCAGTGCAACACTGAGGCTTTCTGATCTGAGCTGCTGGCCTGCCAGCGGGGTGCCCCAGGGGTCCTGTCATCCCTGCAGGAATCTTCCTGCTCATCCCCTGCAGCTCACAGAAAGAACTAGGCACGTGGGACAGGCGTCTCACTCCCCAGCTCACTGCTGCTCAGAGGAACTATTGTCTGAACAACAGTCGCAAACCAGTCTCCCACCAGGCTTACTGTGTGAATAAACAAGGGTCTCAAACTTGTCCGGGGGGCGGGCAAGATGTAGCccaaacatactttaaaaataccaaattcaTTGCCAAcatttgccctagctggtgtggctcagtgggctgagtgccaggcTGCGGGTTCTATTCCCAGGTAGGCCACTTGCCTGGGCTGTGGGATGGGTCCCCAGTTAGGAATGTGTGACAGGCAActgtttcttcccttcccttcccctccctctgtctccttcccttcccctccctctaaaaataaaatacataaaatctttttaaaaattcattgccaacattttaaaatgcttcacAAAAAGAAATCCAGATTTCCAGGATCTCTGGAAAAGTCAGGTCTGGTGATTGCTGCAGCAGCTGGATAAAGCAGCTGGATGAAGCAACTGCACAGCTTCAGGCAAAGTCAGGACTGGAGTGAGACAAAAGATGCATTTTTCTCAAATCCAAAACCTAAATGGGTGGAGAAAAAAGCCCTCACCATCAAGAGAAATACTATGttgatgatatattttaaaatgtcaagttaAATGCGGAAATGATTCAGAATGAACAAAATACCAACATTTTCAAGAAAGACAAAATGTGGTTCTGCACTTATGCAAACCACCCCCCTTGCTTCTCCCTAACCTGGACCCTGTCAAATCCTATCCTTCTGTAAAAGActgatgcagccctggctggatgactcagttggttggaccatcgtcctgtgcaccagaatgttatgggttcaattcctgatcagggcacatacctaggttgtggtttgattcccagccagggcacataacaagggcagccaattgatgtttctctctcacatcgatgtgctctccccctgccacctccccttcctttctctctgaaattaatagaaatatatcctcgggtgaagattaaaaaaaaaagagtgctcacttcggcagcacatatactaaaaaattggaatgatacagagaagattagcatggccactgtgcaaggatgacacgcaaattcaTGAAGagttccatatttaaaaaaaaaggattgatGCATTGTTCATTGTGGCTTCCTTTGCATTAAAATGTTTCCCAATGACTGATACTTTTGGCACTCCCCCCCACCTTAAGTTTTGCACCCATGGTGAGtgcttctctctcctcacctAGTCCTGCCCCTGCTTATAGGTTTGTAAACTCATTCCTGAGCCATTTAGCAGATGGAGAAACTAAAGCCCTATGGGTTCCTCTCCATGTAATATATGGCTCATAGAGCCTCCCTGATCTCCTGAGTTGGTTGAAATAAATGTAGTGCCAGCAGCACTTGTGAGGTCTCCTGTGGGGACCACGATGTTCCCATGACATCCCATTGTCCTTTTCATAAAAGCCCATACTCTTCCCACAGCCCACTGGGCCATTTCACCCTGCTCACCTCTCTGATCTCCTTGACTACCACACTTCCCTCACTCCTCTTCTGCCACTCTGACCTTCATTGGTTcatgcctcagggcctttgcacatgctgttctccCAGCCTGGTGCTCCATCGCAGATCAGCCTCTTGGGGCTGGCCTTAATTTTGCCTTCCTGTGTCAGCTCAATGTCACATTCTCTGTCAGCTTGGCCTCCCTAACCTCCCAGACTCCTGCCTCCATGTTcacttttgtgttttcttcttcataGCAGGTACCTGAAGTGATCTGATTCATTCTTTGGCAGGAGGATGGACTCTCCCCCAGTAGGTAATAGGCTCTGAGACGTCAGGGACCCTGGGCTTTGAGTCTGTCATTGCTGTGTGTCCAACATCCAGGAAAGgtccaggcacacagtaggtgacTATTACATActgggtgaatgaatggatggaagaATGGATGGGTGgtatctcagtttcttcctccCAGTCTGTTCCTGAAGCAGGCCTTCTCTCTTCCAACTGAGATGCCTGCCTGGCCCGGTCTGAATGGGTAAGAAGGAGGCTGGAGTGGCAGATGAGAAGTCACACAGGGCAACtggaggggtgaggaggaaaaTGCTCCTTCCCCACTCCTTCTCCTCTACCCCGGCTTTTGTGAGCACCCCTACTCACCCTCTCTGTGAGCCCTACAGGGAAATTGCCAAGTTCACAGAAAGTCCAGGGCAGGTGCCCCAGGTAACATGTGGAGAGtgaatgagaaactgaggcccaggggagaagcctggcccagggccccacaGCGCCACCTCTGGCAGAAGCGCTCATCACAGACTACTCCTGCCTCTCCTTTCCTCATGGCCCTCTCCACCCGCCACATCCCCATCCCTCACCTCCCCATACCCACAAGGCCTCCACCACCCACTTCTCAGTCCCACCCTTCCTCACTTCCATTATTCACCCATCCCTCACCTCCTCCATCCCTCACCTTCCCATCCTTCAAGTCCCCGTCCTTTGCAGATGGCCAGCTGACCTTCACACCCCAAAGAAGGAGCACCAGTGGGCAATATAGGATCCACTTCTTTATTGCAGGAAGACTATTTCTAGAGCGAATGCTAAACAGACCCCACAATGAGGGGTAGGGGCACCCACATgcggagggagagggggcaggggtgggatcACGGCAAGCATGGCCTGGCACCTGGCACGGTCCCCAGACCCAGGGATACCCAGGCAGGAAAGGCCAACAGCCAGGGCAGGCTCTGTCCCCTCCTGCTGCAGAACCCCTCTGTCCCTAGGGTCAGGGTAGGGCCTGAGGTGGAAGAAgcctggaggggcagggccccagggagaTTGTGCTATCAGGGTGTGTCCCTGAGAAAGGGCTGCAGACCCCTGCCCAGCCTCACCCACTCAGGCACCTTCAAGGCCCAGGAACCACTCTAAGGATGGGGAAGGGGCAACACCAGCTGCCGGTGGGCCCTGGACCTGCCTCAGGGTAAGGGGACCCAGCTGTGCTCAGACAGAACACTACCGGCCCTTCCATGGGCCTGTCCATGTGCTTGGCGATCACACACGCCCTCTCTCTCATAGTGTGCTCCATAAACATCTGTGGAGTGAGCAATCAcgtgaacaaagagaaaaataaacacgCTGTTACTAAGTTGGACACAAACGGTACCTCTTATCCACATACAGTCCCATGTGGTCACATGGTTAGACAGCCACttggcttctctctctcacacacacacacgtgcagttCAGTCTCAGCATGCACAAGCACACACAAGCACATAACACATGCAGCTTTCTGACACCCAGTGACACCCCATGCTCTTGAGGCCGGGGCCTGAGGGCAATTCCCACAGACAGCCTGTGAAAAACTGAGGCCCTGGGTCCTGCAGCCACAGAGAACTAAACGGAATGGTGCCGACAAGCGCTTGAGCTGGGCAGTGGGTCCTTCCCCAGACAGGCTTTCAGACGAGACCGAAGCCTGAGCAGCACTCTGGTTCCAGCCTGCtaagaccctgagcagaggacccagaTAAGCCATGCCTGGTCTCCTGAACCACACAAACTGGGAGATGATAAATGTGTGTAGTTTCAAGTcactgagtttgtggtcatttgttacataGCAGTAGCTGACTGACAGACACCTTGCTACAGAGTAAGACAGGCTTACTCTGCCTCACACGGCAAGAACAAGCAGGTCCGTAGATGCTTTCTGACAAATCCCGTCACCCACTCAGGAAAACACAGGCTCCTGCGGTCACGCGAGTGCTGTTACACCACAAGTGTCCTGACCTGTGAACGGCCACAACATACCCACCCTATGTTATTATATACACAGACTGTCTGTCTCATGTGAGTACCACCCTGGtgacagacacaaacacaggcaCAGACATGGACACACGTGTAGACACATTGGCCCCTACAGAGCAATTTGTACAAGTACACCATCCCATGGTCACTCCCCACACCCAGGCCTACGGGTCACCTTCATTGTCAGACATAGCCCCACAGGGTCCCATGAGTATAGAGTTATCTAGACACATACACCAAAACAAGCAGAATCTCACGGTTGCAGAGACACCTTGACTCCAGGACACACACCATCCTGGGGGGTCCCTTTTCTGGGGTGCAGGTGGTGGGAGGAAGTGGGCTTGGCAGAGTTCTACCTTAAGCCCTCTCAGATCCTGCTGATGGTGAGCCCAGTCACCTACCACCGGGCGGGGCCCCAGGCACCCCACCCAGGACCCCAGATGCCTGCTCGGGGCTCAGGGGTGACACACTGTGCCAATCTCTGTGAGTTGTATCCAGGAAGGCCCCCTCTTTCATGTCAGGCAGTCCCCGAGTTGTTCTGTGGCCATCGGCCAGTCCTGGGTCTCCCCTGCCTGTACCTCAGGCCCAGGCTGTGAGAGAAGTGGGGTTCCTGGCTGGTAGGGCACTGCTGCGGGCCCTGTGGTTATTGCCTGGTGGCCTGAGGCCCATCCTGCAAGCCACTCACTCCAAGCTGTGGGATCAGAGGTGAGAGGGGTGGTCTGGGGCCCAGGGTAGAGCGCACAGGCCACAGGTCATAAGGAACAGAGGTGGGGGTTGGAGGGAGTGTATGTTAAATACCGAAtaggagaaaacaaaatctgaGGTCCATATGTActtccattcctcccttcctggCAAGGTCACAGTGATCTAATGGGTGGGGGCagcacagggctggctgggggcaCACGAGGAAAAGGGGAAGACATGGGGGTCCTGGCAAAAAGGAGACAGGTGGAGATGGGGAAACTCGGTGTCCTCGATCCCACAGGGACAGGCAGCTCTCCCATTTCCCCGTGTGCAGATCGAGGGGGTCACATCTAGCATGTGGCTTTGGGAGTACGGACAGGAGAGTGGGGTAGAGAGATGGGGCAGAAGGTGAAGGGATACGAGAGAGCTGGCTTGGAGCCCCAGACCTGCAGGGCTCACCAGGGCCTTGGCGTCCCCATCAGGGATGTTGGATGAAGGCAGAGGCATGGAAGtgatgagagaggggaagggagaggaagggaggaggggaaggaaggggagaggaggagaaggcagtgGCTGCAGGGCGATGTGGGAGAGGCATGGGGCCAGGACAGGGGCTGGCTGCAGGCGGGCGTCCCAGGCTCACATGAGGATGCATTTGCCCTTGATGCGGTCTGTCCTCTTCTGTTTGCTGGAGCGCTTGCCATCGATGTTGAGGCTCATGTTCCGGCGTGTCTCCAGCGTGAGCAGCTCCTGGAAGAGCTCCTTGACGTTGTAGTTCATCTTGGCTGATGTCTCCATGAAGGCGCACTTCCACTCCTGGGCCACAGCCTGGGCCTCGCGGGTGTCCACCTCCCGCTGCGTCTCATCACACTTGTTGCCCACCAGCATGACTGGAATGTCCTCCACGCTGCCCTTGATCTGCACAATTAGCTGGTAGAtgggccccagctcctccagcGACTGCTTGCTGGTGACGGAGAAGACCAAGATGAAGGCGTGGCCCTTGGAGATGGACAGCCGCTGCATGGCCGGAAACTGGTGGCTGCCTGTGGTGTCAGTGATCTGCAGTGTGCACACGCTCTTGTCACAGCTGATCACCTGCCGGTAGGTGTCCTCAATGGTGGGGATGTAGGTGTCTCGAAATGTTCCCTTCACGAAGCGCAGCACCAGGGAGCTCTTGCCCACGCCACCGGCACCAAACACCACCACCCGGTAGTCATTACTCTGCTCAGGCATCTTCCACACCAGGGGTGGGGGTCAGAGCTGGGAGAGCGTGTGCCAGCTGTTAGGACCCCAGGCTGACCCTGTACAGAGAGGAGTGTCAGATGCAaaaagccacccagccaggaggGAATAGCTCtgggcctggaggcaggaggggtggcttctcagaggaggtggcaTTTCTCCTGTGTCCTGGGAAGGCCCTTCATGTTGATTTGGCTGATTTTGCAGTTCTGCCCTGCATGCAGGCTCAGAGCCAGACCCCTATGCTGGTTTCCCTTCCAACAAAATCTGGGGCCTAAGCTCCTTCCCAAAGGACTCCAGGCTGGAAGAGATGTGAAGGTGACTCCTTCCCCCACATGCATGCTCCCCCAGCTACCCCTCAGAGCTGCACAGGCTTTTCCATCTCTTCCCAGCTTGGCTGTGGGCTCCAGCAGGCCTGGTTCCGCGACCTAGGCAAGAtgcctggcctcagtttccccctctgtaaagTAGGTGACATGGTGCCTCTCTCCAAAAATCACAGGTTCCCCTTAGCCCAGAGGCTCCTTAACCTTGTGAGAGCCACATGATGGGGCATCTTTAAAATGCAGCTGCAGAGCCTCAGCCCTTGGAATGATTAATTTGTGGCCCTGGGCACCTGCATTTTAAAGCCACTCTCGTGCCCTCGACCCATAAACTCGATCCTAATGCTGGAGGCCCCAGAACCTCAATGAGCAAATCTTGACACTGATTTCCTACAGCAGCCTCAAGAGGCAGGGATGCACAGCCCAGACCGGAGATGAGAAAGTTAAAACTGAGGCCAAAGAGAAAAATACCTACTCCCTAAACTCTGTACCCAGACCATGGTctgccctccctggcctcccgTTCAGGCCTAGTATATCCAGATCCACAGGCACGGAGCTCCCCAGGAGGGGGTCCTCTTATTATCTCTACCTCtcctgagctcagagaggttcagtggcCTCGGGAGTTCACACAGCATAGCAATTTCTGCAATGACAGAGGTGGAGaaggagcctgggctgggggtgggagccagGGGTCCTTATTTATAGAGAGCAGGAAAGACCtcatcccttcctcctttccagctgTCTCTAAGCATGGGTGAGGGACCACAGTGAGAGAAGAGACACAACAGGATCACAACTCAGCCAAGTTACCCCACTTAAGTGTATgaatgtgtgcgtgtgtgttcaAGACCTGATGGTGTGAGCCAGATTGGTGtccttaagcctcagttttctctgtgTGACTCAAGTGGTTGTAGTACCCACTCCCCAAAGTTGCTGCAAAGAGAGTCTGATAAGCTGGAGAAAGCCCTTAGGAAGGGGCCGGGCACAAGGGAGTCCTCTGTAAGGATGGACAATCAGGATTATTGACCACCGGGGCTCAGAGCATAAAGCACTCGGCCTGCAGTGGGCTGGGAAGGCATGTTCTGAATGATCAAAAGTATCAGGTTTgtcaaaaaaagatatacaatcAAAGTAATAGCCAGCATGTACTCCACAAATTATATGCCAGCCAAACTTCTGGGAGCTTTAGTAGCACTAACTCACGACTGACTGCTAGGCATGTTGGTGACATGATGACAAGCATGGCAGTAGTCCGAATGGGAGGAcgctgggtgtggggctggcgtGGAGTGCCGACCAGCTCTGCAGTCACTGCCCCTTCTGAGGGGGTGCCCTGTGGAATGGGCACACGGCGTGCAGCCAGCCACGGCCACAACTGGCCGGGGGTCCTGGGGAGGCCAATGACAATCAGttctgctgccccagccccagccctggctgtgctCGGGGTACAGACCCCCTGGCAGGGCTCCAGGCCAGTCAACAAGAGTGTCCTGCAGGAGGGACCTCTCTGGCATCTGGGATCCCAAACTAGGAGCCCCCATTCGTCACCCCCAGTCCATGCCAGGCACACATCTGGTGCCTTTTGAAAACCACCCTGACCTCCTGCaaggcgggggtgggagggagaggatcTCAGGCACTGAGGGTTAAGGGGGGGAAGACACTGGCCAAAGGTCACAGAGCAGGGAGGTGACAGAGCATAGCAGAATTTGAACTAGTCTTGGCTGGCCTCACGGGCAGGGGTCCTCCCCATATGCAAAGCAGCCCACCCTGAGACTCCCCTGTAGGGAATCAGTCCAGCCCTAGGTTCCTGGAGCCCAGCTGGGGAAGTTGCAGCGGCCTCGACCTCGGGTGCAAGAAAGCAGGCTGGAcccaggggagggcctgggggcaTGCTTGCCTAAAttgggcgtggggggtgggggcaggtctgACCAGAACTAATGAGGGGCTTGATGAGAGAGGACCTGCtccagggggcagagagagacacacacatactcagGGGAGCAAGCCCAGGGGCTCCCCTTGGCTAAAGAAGGATCTAAGTAGTAGAGGAGGGGGGCCCCACCAGCATGGGTCTCCTGAGTGAAAGAGGGCAtggcagagagggcaggagggctgAGCGGGCAGCGGTGGGCTGAGAAAGGCCCAGGGCCCAAGTGGCTCCCCGTGGAGAGGTCCTGGCTGAGCAGGACGACCAACCCAGACAGCGGGGTTTAGAGGAGCTGGAGAGGGGCTGGCTTGGCCGCCGGGGcgcggctgggggagggggggggggcgtagcgtgggggaggggagggcgccGAGCGGGAGCTGTCCAAGGTGGGAGCGGAAGGCAGCCGAGCCAGGGACTGGGGAAGGGCTCCGGTGCAGGGCCGGGCGGGAGATGGGCCTGGCCCCTCAGGCTGGCCAGGAGGGTGGGGCTCGGACAAAGGAGAAGCACGCAGGGAAGGGCCCAGCGGGCCGGGCGAGTGGGATGCAGCAGGCCCGTGCCCCGGCCCCCGACCCGGCCGCCTACCTGGGCGCTCGTCCCTGCGGCGTCGCCGCGGCTGCTGCTGGCCGGCTCCTTGTCCGCTCCGGCGCCGCCGCCCCCCgcgctcccgccgccgccgccgccgctgcccgcCCGAGCTGCCGCCGTGCCCGCGCCGTCCCCGCCCGCCCGCTGGGCGCCGCGCTCCGCCCCTCCCCGGGGACCCGCGCCCCCGGCCAAGGTCACTGCCGCCCGGAACCCCGCCCCTGTGAACGCAGCCCCACCCAGACCCCCACCCCGCGCCCCTAGCACtggaccccagcccagccccgtgAGCATACAGCCCCGCCCGGAATCCCGCCCGCGCACGTGGGTTTCTGCTGGTCCCCGGGGAGGTCGCTAGGACGCAAGGGTGCAAATGGGGTGGGGTCCGCTTTTTCCAGAGCCCGGAGTGGCAGCTGGGGCGCTCAGAGTTACCCCGAAAACTAGGTGATGGGCAAGAAGGAGGAAGAATCGAAGTCACCCCAGGGACAAAGGGAAGAGGCCGTTGGCAGAACTGCAGATAAGGGGGCTGGGGTAGCGGAATGGGACACCTTAGGGTTGGTGGAGGGTCGGGTCCTGCTCAGGAACCCGCTCCAGAGGAGGTGCTTGCTGGAATAATCAACCAGTAagtatgatattattttattaaccaatgtcatcccgataaattcaataaaaattaaaaagaaaaccaataaatgTACGTGGAGGCAGAGAGAGTGCCAGAGGGCACAGGGCAATGAGGATGTACCTagaaccccgccccccccccccatcccagggGTCTGTGGGatggagagacagaaaggaagtgaAGAGGGCCTCCATCTGGGTTGGTAGCCTAAGGACATCCcatggggagtgggtgggggttGGCAGGTGGGCCCTTTGATGGTCTGGGGTGCTATTTGAGGGTGGGGGTGAACAAAGAAGGTTAGGGGTAATGGGGTTTTGGTTTTATGCTATGAAAATACGTATCTCCCTCAAATGCATAACTCAGAATAAACATTCATCTTTGGAAAGTATCTACGTATTTGACATGTCTGTGTCCAGGCTTAAGCTAACAGGATGCCCATCACCCGCTCCCTCCTGAAGACCCGGAGAGCAGAGGCTCATCTCAGAGGAGACCAGACTTTGGGGCGCAGCAACCAGGCCAGGGGTGGGTGTGAGACAGCCCCGGGCCCCAAGCCTGTGAAAGGAAAGTGCCCCTTGATGGGGAAGCTGACACTAGGGTCCCACAAGCAGGGGCCTTCTGGGGTCAGAGCAGCTGGAAGGTGAAAGAGGCTCTTTGGGAGGTGGTGAGGTCCCCATTGCGCGGCATGTGAGCAGACGGCCAGCTGGAGTCCAAGGGCCCTTCTGGCTCTTGGTTCCTTGATTTTTGCTTACCcaccatttctgtggctctggctGAGGCAGACTTTTCTGGGCTTGAGCGGCCCCATCTCTCCCTGACTCAGCCCCTCCACTGCATCTCCAGGCCTATCCTGCCTGGACAGTCTCACCCGCCTCCTTCCTTGCCTCGCAGGGCCACCCACCAGCCCTCTTCCGTTCTGGCATTCAACTCCCAGCCTTCAACATGAGCCTCCCTTGCTCTAAGGCTGCTAGTGTCTCTCTTTGCCTCAGGGTCAAAGTCCAGCTTCTCAGCCCAGAGTTCAAGTTCCTTCATGATTAGTGTGCTCATGATTTCCCATCCTCTCCCCAtacacctccctcctgccctgtcctCGGCCCTGTGGGGTGCCTTAGAGGGTGGCCCCTACCCTTCATCTTGGGATGCCGTCGGCCAGACAGGGAGGCAGCAGCCTGATGGACAGACAGATCCTGACGTCTGGTCTGAGTCGCCATCCGAGCTGtggtttccccacctgtgaatGAGGATCACTGCTGTCTGCCCTCTCAGGGTTGCTGGGAGCAATCAGGATGAGCACACAGGGGCTGAGACAACAGCCCAACTTCCTACCACTCCACCTGCCTGCCTTTGTCTCCTGAGTGACCTGCTGGTGCTGGGCCAGGCCTCTGGCCGATTTCTGGCTCCTCCAGATGACAGCCCAGGCCGGACCAGGCTGACTCATACACAGGATCGTGGGCACAGCAGCAGTGCCATTCTGCAGTTGCTATTTATAGCTCTCAGGCCACACTCTCAGCCTCTGGAGCCAGGGGAAGACAGGCCCCAGAGTCCCCTCCTCACTCTCCCTGGGGCACAGgagcccagctccccaccccagcaccccaaaTTAGTATAGTGGTACCCCCTTCCCTGTGGCCAGCCTGGATAGCTCTGGCTTTCATGAACATAGGGATGTGTGTGGCAGTCACCAGCTGTGTCCTCTCTGGAAACCAAGGTGCAGAGAAGGGAATCGGCTCACTGGAGGTGGCCTAGCTGGGAAAAAGCTGAGACTAGAACTCCACTGGGCTCTGAAGTCACAACCCAGGCTTCTGGCCCAGGGACCTGCACCTGGCCTTCAGCTGCTCCTGTCCTGCAGAAGTCCTCTCAATTGCAAAGGTTAGCTGTTGCCCTACACAGTCCCAGCTCACCTGGCCTTGCAGCCCATGGGACTTCTCCCTGTCCCAACATTCCAGGCAGGGGCCATACTGCGTCATTTatggcccctccctgctcccagcccagcaTAGCTGCCTGGTGAAAGGTAGGCAGCTGGGTCAAATTCTCTGCTCCCTGTGCTCCCTGGATTAATGCAATTATGCAGGCAAAGCAGAGGTTGAGTCCCGTGATTGGCCTCTCACAGATGCAGCTTGGCCCATCaaggtgtttcattttttttaagtttggtgtcaacatttttaaaatagggaaatCATTTTTCAAAACCCAGTTTGCATGGAAAAAGGAATGGGCTGGCATCCATGAGCCTGAGTTCTGCCAGTCAGCATCTGCAGGAGCTGGACCCCTCCCCAGGGTGGAAGGTGCCAGGTCCTGATCGAAGCCACCCGCCTGGCCCCTGGAGGAGTCCCGAGTCACTTATTGCTCAGCATACGGGCTGTGCTGTGATCATCGTCTCCAAGGAGTGGGGTTACTGAAGATTTTGCCACCGACAGGATGAATCCCTTTAATGCTTGAGTCTTTTTACTGAGAACCAGGGATGCTTCAgtcagttagaaaaaaaaattgtgacctGCAGAAAGACCtgagggcctttgcacaggctgctTTCTCTGCTGGAAAAGCTTTTCCCTCATCCTGTGACTCACACTTGTCCCTCACAGATTTCCTCCCCGACCAGGCTGCCAAAGCTGTCCCTGCTAAAATTGTCCCCGCCTCCCCTTACCTTGCTCTTTGTCCTTGGGGTGCTTATTGCTCCCTGATATTGATCATATGTTGACATGTCTCCCTCCCTAGAATGTGAGCTGCCTTCCATGGATCTTACCCAGGGCAATACTGTCCCCAGG is a window of Phyllostomus discolor isolate MPI-MPIP mPhyDis1 chromosome 8, mPhyDis1.pri.v3, whole genome shotgun sequence DNA encoding:
- the DIRAS1 gene encoding GTP-binding protein Di-Ras1 — translated: MPEQSNDYRVVVFGAGGVGKSSLVLRFVKGTFRDTYIPTIEDTYRQVISCDKSVCTLQITDTTGSHQFPAMQRLSISKGHAFILVFSVTSKQSLEELGPIYQLIVQIKGSVEDIPVMLVGNKCDETQREVDTREAQAVAQEWKCAFMETSAKMNYNVKELFQELLTLETRRNMSLNIDGKRSSKQKRTDRIKGKCILM